Proteins encoded within one genomic window of Zootoca vivipara chromosome 12, rZooViv1.1, whole genome shotgun sequence:
- the LOC118091869 gene encoding C-C chemokine receptor type 4 — MTSTDEALAATGWDASFSTFDSYEYDPEPCSKNEVRHFESWFLPTFFSLVFLLGLAGNALVVLVLFKYKRLRSMTDIYLLNLAISDLLFVFALPFWSYYVADNWVFGDGLCKFVSWVYKIGFFSGIFFIMLMSIDRYLAVVHVVFALKARTVSYGSLASVVVWVVAITASVPELIFSKSVSYYNYTMCRAEYPRNDNTWNLFTSLEINILGLLVPFIVMLFCYTRIVMTLLHCRNEKKKKAVKMIFAVMIVFFVFWTPYSIVQFLQCLAEVGVLEECLTSKNLDYAAQVTQTLAFFHCCLNPVIYFFMGQKFKRYIRLFFKKCVFSKIFCKSCGRPDTFISESSGSIYTQSTSDEEAL, encoded by the coding sequence ATGACCTCTACTGACGAAGCACTGGCTGCTACAGGGTGGGACGCATCATTTTCCACCTTTGATAGCTACGAGTATGATCCTGAACCATGCAGCAAAAATGAAGTGAGGCATTTTGAGTCCTGGTTCCTTCCCACGTTTTTCTCCCTGGTGTTCCTGCTTGGCTTGGCAGGGAACGCCCTCGTTGTCTTGGTCCTGTTCAAATACAAGAGGCTCAGAAGCATGACGGATATCTACCTGCTCAACCTTGCCATCTCCGACCTTCTTTTCGTCTTTGCTCTTCCCTTCTGGTCGTACTATGTGGCCGACAATTGGGTGTTTGGAGACGGCTTGTGTAAATTTGTCTCTTGGGTGTACAAGATTGGATTTTTCAGTGGGATCTTCTTCATCATGCTCATGAGCATCGACCGGTATCTCGCCGTTGTTCATGTCGTGTTTGCCTTGAAAGCAAGAACCGTCAGCTATGGCAGCCTTGCCAGTGTTGTTGTGTGGGTAGTGGCCATAACGGCATCTGTTCCAGAGCTGATATTTAGCAAGTCCGTTAGCTACTATAACTACACCATGTGCAGAGCAGAATACCCTAGGAACGACAATACTTGGAACCTTTTCACCTCCTTGGAGATCAACATTTTAGGCCTTCTGGTGCCATTCATCGTCATGTTATTTTGCTACACAAGGATAGTCATGACCTTGCTCCACTgcagaaatgaaaagaagaagaaggctgtAAAGATGATCTTTGCTGTTatgattgtgttttttgtgttttggaCCCCTTATAGCATTGTACAATTCCTACAATGTTTGGCTGAAGTGGGCGTTTTGGAAGAATGCCTGACCAGCAAAAACTTGGACTACGCAGCTCAGGTGACTCAAACTCTAGCATTTTTCCATTGCTGTCTCAATCCTGTCATCTACTTCTTCATGGGACAGAAGTTCAAGAGGTACATCAGATTGTTCTTTAAGAAGTGTGTCTTTTCGAAAATATTTTGCAAATCTTGTGGGCGCCCCGATACATTCATCTCCGAGTCATCAG